The Chelatococcus sp. HY11 genome includes a window with the following:
- a CDS encoding HD domain-containing protein encodes MMTMPAMMALELGRQIADDFRRLYGSSANDEAERLGYAAQIALECIGRSDALYHNVEHTFFVTLVGRDILHGRMLSERVDAQDYAHIIVACLLHDIGYVRGILKGDSHDRFVINADGKTVTLPRGASDAALAPYHVDRSKLYALERIGPWYNLDAERVAHAIEYTRFPSGPIDHDGYNSREGRLVQAADLIGQLGDPLYLKKANALFHEFQECGLDTQLGYATPADMVERYPDFYWSSVSPHLKEAISYLNVTAAGRQWIANLHSHVFCAEHAFTLMGPQR; translated from the coding sequence ATGATGACGATGCCGGCGATGATGGCTTTGGAACTTGGCAGGCAGATCGCCGACGATTTCCGGCGCCTGTATGGATCGTCCGCCAACGACGAGGCCGAACGGTTGGGCTACGCGGCACAGATCGCGCTGGAGTGCATCGGCCGCAGTGACGCCCTGTATCACAATGTCGAGCACACGTTTTTCGTCACTTTGGTGGGGCGGGACATCCTTCACGGTCGCATGTTGAGTGAGCGCGTCGATGCCCAGGACTACGCGCACATCATCGTGGCTTGCCTCCTTCACGACATCGGATATGTCCGCGGCATCCTGAAGGGCGACAGTCATGATCGCTTCGTCATCAATGCGGATGGCAAGACGGTCACACTCCCACGCGGCGCTTCGGACGCGGCGCTTGCCCCCTACCATGTGGACCGTTCGAAGCTCTATGCGCTGGAGCGTATCGGGCCGTGGTACAACCTTGACGCTGAACGCGTTGCCCATGCGATCGAATACACCCGCTTTCCAAGCGGACCGATCGACCACGACGGGTACAACTCACGCGAGGGACGTCTCGTACAGGCTGCCGACCTGATAGGGCAACTCGGGGATCCGCTTTATCTGAAAAAGGCCAACGCACTGTTCCACGAGTTTCAGGAATGCGGGCTCGACACCCAGCTTGGTTATGCGACGCCGGCGGATATGGTCGAGCGATATCCGGACTTCTACTGGTCCAGCGTCTCGCCACACCTGAAAGAGGCCATTTCATATCTGAATGTCACCGCGGCCGGCCGGCAATGGATAGCCAATCTGCATAGCCATGTCTTCTGTGCCGAACACGCGTTCACTCTGATGGGCCCGCAACGGTAG
- a CDS encoding M20/M25/M40 family metallo-hydrolase, with product MSSSAVPLDVESAVDHLMRFLSVEGVTGQEANIAAAVSDALKKAGVPASAIRFDDVNKRIPLPTETGNLIVDLPGTRPGPRLLFSTHLDTVPLCAGVKPRREGDRIVSDGTTALGGDARTGVALLVVLAETLIKNKLPHPPITLLFTVREESGLHGARELNPADLGGAVMCINVDGQLASELIVGAVGQENWEVEITGKASHAGVAPDKGISATLVGAIALAEAQQAGWFGKVVKPDGRGTSNVGIFGGRDGKPAGDATNVVTDYAYIRGEARSPDASFATSIAEGYKQAFAKAQGMVKDHDGQVAEVKFSHKPAYPPFELGKDAPVVKRAARALGLLGIEPTYLFSNGGLDANWLDKHGVPTVTIGAGQAEIHTIREYVNLDEYEKGCRLGILMATLED from the coding sequence ATGAGTAGCTCCGCCGTACCTCTCGATGTTGAGTCCGCCGTCGATCATCTGATGCGCTTTCTCTCGGTTGAAGGCGTGACCGGGCAGGAGGCGAATATCGCCGCCGCCGTCAGCGATGCCTTGAAGAAGGCCGGCGTGCCGGCCTCCGCGATCCGCTTTGACGATGTCAATAAACGTATCCCCCTGCCAACGGAGACGGGCAATCTCATCGTCGATCTGCCTGGTACGCGGCCGGGCCCGCGCCTGTTGTTCTCGACGCATCTCGACACGGTGCCGCTTTGTGCTGGGGTGAAGCCTCGGCGTGAAGGCGACCGCATCGTCTCGGACGGTACCACCGCGCTTGGTGGCGATGCCCGCACGGGCGTCGCGCTCCTCGTCGTGCTCGCCGAAACGCTGATCAAAAACAAGCTCCCCCATCCGCCGATCACGCTGCTTTTCACCGTTCGCGAAGAGAGCGGCCTGCATGGCGCGCGTGAACTCAACCCCGCCGATCTCGGCGGCGCGGTCATGTGCATCAATGTCGATGGCCAGCTTGCCTCGGAGCTGATCGTCGGGGCTGTCGGTCAGGAGAATTGGGAGGTCGAGATCACGGGCAAGGCATCCCACGCCGGCGTCGCGCCCGACAAGGGCATCTCCGCCACGCTTGTCGGTGCCATCGCCCTCGCGGAGGCACAACAGGCCGGCTGGTTCGGCAAGGTCGTCAAGCCTGACGGCCGGGGGACCAGCAACGTCGGAATCTTCGGTGGCCGGGATGGCAAGCCGGCGGGTGACGCGACCAATGTCGTCACGGATTACGCCTATATTCGTGGCGAGGCGCGCAGTCCCGATGCCTCCTTCGCAACGAGCATCGCCGAGGGCTACAAGCAAGCTTTCGCGAAGGCGCAGGGCATGGTGAAGGACCACGACGGACAGGTCGCCGAGGTCAAATTCAGCCACAAGCCGGCCTATCCGCCCTTTGAGCTCGGCAAGGACGCTCCTGTCGTCAAACGCGCGGCCAGGGCGCTCGGGCTCCTTGGCATCGAGCCAACCTATCTGTTTTCGAACGGAGGGCTCGACGCGAACTGGCTCGACAAGCATGGTGTTCCAACGGTCACCATTGGAGCGGGGCAGGCGGAGATCCATACCATCAGGGAATATGTGAACCTTGATGAATATGAGAAAGGTTGCCGCCTCGGCATCCTGATGGCGACCCTGGAGGACTGA
- a CDS encoding AbgT family transporter, with protein MTVEITAPKTTMQRFLDAVEKVGNMVPHPVVIFLILIGIVMVLSAVLSLFGASITFERINPDTHQVEMATTAIRSLLNTDGIRFIYSSLIPNFMSFTAVGLMIVAMIGAGVAEESGLVTALIRKLVIVSPGWALTYILSFVGILASIAADAGYLVLIPLAGIAYLAVGRHPLAGLALGFAAVAGAFTVNMLIKPLDAVLVEFTNDAAHLVDPNRSIGLASNLWFSIASVLFLTVVVAFITDRIIAPRLGTYDPNLASEGTTTEQGSALSEQESRGLRFAGFGLLALIAVFCVLTLPSGAPLRNPASGELIGNSPFMNGLIALIMLMFLVTGWAFGIGAGTLKTLPEVIAAIEKSIKSLGGTIFLFFVLSQFVAYFTYTNIGTVMALSLSGALQAANIGALPLLLGFIVVVAIIDLLLTGAIAKWAIFAPVFVPLLMKLGVEPEAVLAAYRVGDSPMNAITPLNAYFALVVGFAQKYDRSAGVGTIVSLMLPYVVWMFILWTALFAFWKVLGLPWGL; from the coding sequence ATGACTGTCGAAATTACCGCGCCAAAGACGACGATGCAGAGATTTCTCGATGCCGTCGAGAAGGTGGGGAACATGGTTCCTCATCCCGTCGTGATCTTCCTGATCCTCATTGGCATCGTCATGGTGCTGTCAGCGGTGCTCAGCCTGTTTGGAGCGTCGATCACATTCGAGCGCATCAATCCGGATACGCATCAGGTCGAAATGGCGACGACCGCGATACGCAGTCTGCTCAACACTGACGGTATTCGCTTTATATATTCATCGCTCATTCCGAATTTCATGAGCTTCACCGCCGTCGGGCTCATGATCGTCGCCATGATCGGCGCCGGCGTTGCCGAAGAGTCCGGCCTTGTTACGGCTTTGATCCGTAAGCTGGTCATCGTCTCGCCCGGTTGGGCGCTGACCTATATCCTGTCCTTCGTCGGCATCCTCGCGAGCATCGCCGCGGACGCGGGCTATCTGGTGCTGATCCCGCTCGCGGGGATCGCGTATCTGGCCGTCGGCCGCCATCCGCTCGCTGGCCTTGCCCTCGGTTTCGCGGCGGTGGCCGGGGCATTCACGGTCAATATGCTGATCAAGCCTCTCGATGCCGTGCTTGTCGAATTCACCAACGATGCGGCCCATCTCGTTGATCCCAACCGCTCCATCGGTCTTGCCTCGAACCTCTGGTTCTCCATCGCGTCCGTGCTCTTTCTGACGGTTGTGGTCGCCTTTATTACAGACCGCATCATCGCCCCACGGCTCGGCACCTACGATCCGAATCTTGCGTCTGAAGGAACAACCACGGAGCAGGGCAGCGCGCTCTCCGAGCAGGAGTCTCGCGGTCTTCGTTTCGCTGGTTTTGGACTGCTGGCGCTGATCGCAGTCTTCTGTGTGTTGACGCTGCCTTCAGGGGCGCCTTTGCGCAATCCCGCAAGTGGCGAATTGATCGGCAACTCGCCCTTCATGAACGGCCTGATCGCCCTGATCATGCTCATGTTCCTGGTGACCGGCTGGGCCTTTGGCATCGGTGCGGGCACCTTGAAAACGCTCCCGGAAGTGATCGCGGCGATCGAGAAGTCGATCAAAAGCCTAGGCGGGACAATTTTCCTTTTTTTCGTGCTGAGCCAGTTCGTCGCCTATTTCACCTATACGAATATCGGCACGGTCATGGCGCTCAGCCTCTCAGGGGCACTCCAGGCCGCCAATATCGGTGCCTTGCCGCTGCTGCTAGGCTTCATCGTGGTGGTGGCGATCATCGACCTGCTTCTGACCGGGGCGATCGCGAAATGGGCGATTTTTGCTCCCGTTTTCGTCCCGTTGCTCATGAAGCTGGGCGTCGAGCCGGAAGCCGTGCTGGCGGCTTATCGTGTCGGTGACTCTCCGATGAACGCCATCACCCCACTCAACGCCTATTTCGCTCTGGTCGTCGGTTTCGCCCAGAAATACGACCGATCGGCGGGCGTCGGTACGATCGTGTCCCTGATGCTCCCCTATGTCGTCTGGATGTTCATCTTGTGGACCGCGCTTTTCGCATTCTGGAAAGTTCTTGGCCTGCCCTGGGGGCTGTGA
- a CDS encoding GNAT family N-acetyltransferase: MTNENGSHDLVTRTGLVLHVRPVRPGDEKALAEFFSRVAPEDLRFRFLASMKEVGHERLIAMTHVDHHQTEHFLAFAEDGKSVVATAMVACDANFERAEIAISVRANDKHKGVAWELLRYAADHAQARGVKILEAIESRENHEALEVEQEQGFVATSHPDDPSLVQIRKTLA; encoded by the coding sequence ATGACGAATGAGAATGGTAGCCACGATCTAGTCACCCGCACCGGTCTTGTGCTTCATGTGCGGCCCGTGCGGCCCGGCGATGAGAAGGCTCTGGCGGAATTTTTTTCCCGCGTCGCGCCGGAAGACCTGCGCTTCCGGTTTCTGGCAAGCATGAAGGAGGTCGGTCACGAGCGGCTGATCGCAATGACTCACGTGGATCACCATCAGACAGAGCACTTCCTAGCCTTTGCCGAAGACGGGAAATCGGTTGTCGCAACGGCCATGGTCGCCTGTGACGCGAATTTCGAACGGGCCGAAATCGCGATTTCCGTTCGCGCGAACGACAAGCACAAGGGTGTTGCCTGGGAGTTGCTTCGCTACGCCGCGGATCACGCGCAGGCAAGGGGCGTCAAGATACTGGAAGCAATCGAGAGCCGCGAGAACCACGAAGCTCTAGAGGTCGAACAGGAGCAGGGTTTCGTTGCAACGAGCCATCCCGACGACCCAAGCCTGGTGCAGATCCGGAAGACCCTCGCCTAA
- a CDS encoding AraC family transcriptional regulator: MLSETTDLLPTTRTSEAFEADSSFWVFGDLVLTRTLYANARARHWRHRPKPFRDYWCVALAYHGDGRTSAPEVLRPGSSNFSPLARPFEERAENTEVLTLFLPRDFCRNEDGDVDRGEDLEINQELGALLAGHMENLARHLPHIPPEQAQGLAEATRSLVAACIAPRKAHAKATEVSLSALLIDRIRLIVRQNMASPDFDPEQLARLMAMSRSKLYRLFEHAGGVAHFINRERLREAHRHLTSSGDSLPIHVVGNEVGFIDHSTFSRAFRREFGYSPSEVRERSLAEQALKSFDLSPQDASQDDLCPDDAMSSPGASPKDATSRTLTRPAA; the protein is encoded by the coding sequence ATGCTGTCAGAAACGACTGATCTTTTACCGACAACGAGAACGTCTGAGGCATTCGAAGCCGATAGCTCATTCTGGGTTTTCGGCGATCTTGTCCTGACAAGAACGCTCTACGCGAATGCGCGCGCGCGCCATTGGCGACACAGGCCCAAGCCCTTCCGGGATTACTGGTGCGTGGCGCTGGCTTATCACGGCGATGGCAGGACATCGGCCCCGGAGGTCCTGCGACCTGGCTCCTCGAATTTCAGCCCGCTCGCCAGACCGTTTGAGGAACGAGCAGAAAATACGGAAGTATTAACGCTGTTTCTACCGAGGGACTTCTGCCGGAATGAGGACGGGGATGTCGATCGCGGCGAGGATCTGGAGATAAATCAAGAACTTGGCGCCCTGCTTGCCGGCCATATGGAAAACCTCGCCCGGCATCTGCCGCATATTCCTCCCGAACAGGCGCAAGGCCTGGCTGAAGCAACACGTTCGCTGGTAGCGGCCTGCATAGCGCCGCGCAAGGCGCATGCCAAGGCAACGGAGGTGTCGCTCAGCGCCCTCCTCATCGACCGTATCCGCCTGATTGTCCGCCAGAACATGGCTTCCCCGGATTTCGATCCAGAGCAGCTCGCCCGGCTTATGGCGATGTCCCGCTCGAAGCTCTATCGGCTTTTTGAGCATGCGGGCGGTGTCGCTCATTTCATCAATCGCGAGCGGCTGAGGGAAGCGCACCGCCATCTGACTTCATCGGGTGATTCCCTGCCAATCCATGTGGTTGGCAACGAAGTTGGTTTCATCGACCACTCCACCTTCAGCCGGGCCTTTCGACGCGAGTTCGGCTACAGCCCGAGCGAGGTGCGTGAGCGCAGCCTGGCGGAGCAAGCCCTGAAGTCGTTTGACCTCTCGCCGCAGGATGCAAGTCAGGACGACCTATGCCCTGACGATGCCATGTCTTCCCCGGGTGCAAGCCCCAAGGACGCGACATCCCGCACCCTTACCCGGCCCGCGGCGTAG
- a CDS encoding alpha/beta hydrolase: MPAGFSWWRNGLPLLALALGLNACSSVPRGMLQPVAPAPGAARVDMLAATTRAPSSDPGVLFTGDRGETVSFANIVVSIPRDREVGTIQFPRSSPGNSETDFTVTSATPVSKAHLADWFRSRNGRKRRVFVFVHGFNTPFDRAVFRFAQLAHDADANAAPVLFSWPSRGRLLDYSRDFDNASYSRSDLAYLLRVAASSPFVGEITILAHSMGSWPAVEAIRQLALEKGGVPKKIDNLILASPDLDIGVFRRQIEDMGSRRPRVTLFVAQHDRALQLSRFISRGATRLGGIDVTRDEYQQQLAGLSGVTVLDLSALNAGDRINHDLYAASPEAVRLIGDRLLQGQVITDSDLSSPLVAADALGSAASLLITAPIRVFDTATSR; the protein is encoded by the coding sequence ATGCCGGCTGGCTTCTCCTGGTGGCGCAATGGATTGCCCCTGCTGGCTCTCGCGCTTGGCCTCAACGCATGCTCCTCTGTGCCTCGCGGGATGCTGCAGCCGGTAGCGCCGGCTCCGGGCGCGGCGCGGGTCGACATGCTGGCCGCGACGACCAGGGCGCCATCGAGCGATCCCGGAGTTCTTTTCACCGGTGATCGCGGGGAAACCGTATCCTTCGCGAATATCGTCGTCTCTATCCCGCGCGATCGCGAGGTGGGAACCATCCAGTTTCCACGGTCCTCGCCCGGCAATTCCGAGACGGACTTCACGGTGACCTCCGCGACACCGGTCTCCAAGGCCCATCTTGCGGACTGGTTCAGGTCCAGAAACGGCCGGAAGCGCCGCGTCTTCGTATTCGTACACGGCTTCAACACGCCATTTGACCGCGCCGTCTTCCGTTTTGCCCAGTTGGCCCATGACGCGGATGCCAACGCGGCACCGGTTCTTTTTTCCTGGCCCTCACGCGGGCGCCTTCTCGACTACAGCCGGGATTTCGACAACGCGTCCTACTCGCGCTCGGATCTCGCCTATCTCCTGCGGGTGGCGGCGAGCAGCCCCTTCGTGGGCGAGATCACCATCCTCGCCCATTCCATGGGCAGCTGGCCCGCCGTGGAGGCGATACGCCAGCTCGCTCTGGAAAAGGGAGGCGTGCCAAAGAAGATCGACAATCTCATCCTTGCCTCTCCAGATCTCGACATAGGCGTCTTCCGGCGCCAGATCGAGGACATGGGGTCGCGGCGGCCGCGCGTGACCCTGTTTGTCGCGCAGCATGACCGGGCCTTGCAGCTTTCGCGCTTCATCTCGCGGGGCGCTACACGCCTGGGTGGAATAGACGTCACGCGTGACGAGTACCAACAGCAGCTGGCGGGTCTGTCGGGAGTTACTGTTCTCGACCTGAGCGCACTCAATGCGGGCGATCGCATTAATCATGACCTCTATGCCGCGAGCCCGGAGGCGGTCCGCCTGATCGGCGACAGACTATTGCAGGGCCAGGTGATCACCGACTCCGATCTCTCGTCCCCGCTAGTCGCCGCGGATGCACTTGGCTCTGCCGCAAGCCTTCTCATAACTGCCCCTATCCGCGTGTTCGATACCGCCACATCGCGCTAG
- a CDS encoding DUF4214 domain-containing protein, translated as MTQDIVSLYQSLLLRTPAADEVAYWESVLADGYSLADLEQAFRGSAEYVDLHEVILPVIALYQGALGRAPDAAGLAFWTEQFRSGAASFSDLLGAFAHSEEFQGLHPDIGQDVSAEDLVGIFYKNILGREPDQAGFEFWVGLIETGRITGNQLSSAFLGSAEFQDLAGDNLRDFLDDVADGVIDEDHGSLIEDDEPEPEPEPEPEPEPEPEPEPEPEPEPEPSPTYAVTASASTASEGGSVTFTLATTHVAAGSIVAINWGGTVDADDIDGTLPTRFIVGEDGFAAITVHFRADALTEGQETLSLGVPGVAPVTVMVADTSLTPAAVFNAATGRLEITAVDATVALSTDGTSAIVTAAGRAALEVPLAGLLSLAITNGAKVTVAGSDAIFTGARQIDVDANARLIIDVDYPALSENHQSHQALNLSGVRVDGNNSPSAVWDVVGTASGDISDKFILFWANGDAQYYAGAPGGDYYNVGVNLANVQLSNIYAAYLADGGAAITDVVQTKVGGVPDFAARQQSLHDNLLANVTDAAIGDRFNGQPDPRTDEAKAFGARPYEDGYPPLDFSPADKWDAENDVYRPDLVRTVVNLDDGINDGASLGSPDSPTGNSLADHWIKDRGVLQQIHTVDTDGDQGQAIEFVINPGGDQTGMNRYQGTLIRDLATGPIDLTHGSTAEYKFYIDPDWQGDGQAQLSGAWIQLQNLAGTLSNGGRYAIAEYVDAEASLRLTAEERAAAGLAEGETFTGFRFWNSDDGWDYYLPFDDNGWVTLQFNFGKDAHSWTVNGALAYVQEAGEVEGDDNAVLETQVLKSVIFHSQNFGLEEQYVYDDIALTGVSRNANFYD; from the coding sequence ATGACGCAAGATATTGTTAGCCTCTATCAGAGCCTGCTGCTGCGCACGCCGGCCGCCGACGAGGTCGCCTATTGGGAAAGCGTTCTTGCCGATGGCTATTCCTTGGCGGACCTTGAGCAGGCCTTCCGCGGGTCCGCCGAATACGTTGACCTGCATGAAGTGATCCTGCCCGTCATCGCTCTCTATCAAGGAGCGCTGGGCCGTGCGCCAGACGCCGCGGGATTGGCGTTCTGGACGGAGCAATTTCGTAGCGGTGCTGCGTCTTTTTCCGATCTTCTCGGCGCGTTTGCGCATTCCGAGGAGTTTCAGGGACTCCATCCAGACATCGGTCAAGACGTCTCTGCGGAAGATCTCGTCGGTATCTTCTACAAGAATATTCTTGGGCGTGAACCCGATCAGGCGGGCTTTGAATTCTGGGTCGGGCTTATCGAAACCGGGCGGATTACAGGCAATCAGCTGTCGTCGGCCTTCCTCGGCAGCGCGGAGTTTCAGGACCTCGCCGGAGACAATCTCCGGGATTTTCTCGATGATGTCGCCGATGGCGTGATCGATGAGGATCATGGTTCGCTCATCGAAGATGACGAGCCGGAACCTGAACCGGAACCAGAGCCGGAACCTGAGCCCGAGCCGGAACCGGAACCTGAGCCTGAGCCGGAACCCGAGCCAAGCCCCACTTACGCGGTGACGGCATCCGCCTCGACGGCCAGCGAAGGTGGATCGGTCACCTTCACCCTCGCGACAACCCATGTTGCTGCGGGTAGCATCGTCGCCATCAATTGGGGCGGAACGGTCGACGCGGACGATATCGATGGCACGCTTCCGACACGCTTCATCGTCGGCGAGGATGGCTTCGCTGCTATCACGGTCCATTTCCGCGCTGACGCCTTGACCGAAGGGCAGGAAACGCTGTCGCTCGGCGTGCCTGGGGTCGCGCCTGTCACGGTGATGGTCGCCGACACGAGCCTGACGCCTGCCGCCGTCTTCAATGCCGCGACAGGCAGGCTGGAGATCACAGCCGTCGATGCGACAGTCGCGTTGAGCACAGATGGAACGTCAGCCATCGTGACCGCGGCCGGTCGGGCCGCGCTGGAGGTGCCGCTCGCGGGCCTCCTGAGCCTGGCGATCACCAACGGGGCCAAGGTTACGGTCGCCGGCAGCGACGCCATCTTCACCGGCGCGCGGCAGATCGACGTGGATGCGAACGCACGACTGATTATTGATGTCGACTATCCCGCGTTGTCGGAGAACCATCAGTCGCATCAGGCGCTGAACCTCTCGGGGGTTCGCGTCGATGGCAACAACAGCCCCTCAGCCGTATGGGACGTTGTCGGCACGGCGAGTGGCGATATCAGCGACAAGTTTATCCTGTTCTGGGCTAATGGTGATGCCCAGTATTACGCTGGCGCCCCTGGAGGGGACTATTACAACGTCGGGGTCAATCTCGCGAATGTCCAGCTCTCCAACATCTACGCGGCGTATCTCGCGGATGGCGGGGCGGCCATAACCGACGTCGTGCAGACGAAGGTGGGTGGCGTGCCGGATTTCGCCGCGCGCCAGCAGTCGCTGCACGACAATCTCCTGGCCAATGTGACGGACGCCGCGATCGGGGATCGTTTCAACGGGCAGCCGGATCCCCGTACGGATGAGGCGAAGGCCTTCGGCGCGCGGCCTTACGAGGACGGCTATCCGCCGCTCGATTTCTCTCCCGCCGACAAGTGGGACGCAGAAAATGATGTCTACCGGCCGGATCTGGTGCGGACAGTCGTCAATCTTGACGATGGCATCAATGACGGCGCCTCCCTCGGCAGTCCCGACAGCCCCACGGGGAACAGCCTCGCTGATCACTGGATCAAGGATCGCGGTGTGCTCCAGCAGATCCATACGGTCGATACCGATGGCGATCAGGGACAGGCGATCGAGTTCGTCATCAACCCCGGCGGTGATCAGACCGGGATGAACCGCTATCAGGGCACGCTGATCCGCGATCTCGCGACCGGACCGATCGATCTCACCCACGGCAGCACCGCCGAATACAAGTTCTACATCGATCCGGACTGGCAAGGCGATGGTCAGGCGCAGCTCAGCGGCGCGTGGATCCAGTTGCAGAACCTGGCTGGGACTCTCTCGAATGGCGGACGATACGCCATCGCGGAATATGTCGACGCCGAGGCCTCGCTGAGGCTGACAGCCGAGGAGCGCGCCGCGGCGGGCCTCGCCGAGGGCGAGACCTTCACCGGCTTCCGCTTCTGGAATTCCGATGATGGTTGGGACTATTACCTGCCCTTCGACGATAACGGCTGGGTGACGCTGCAATTCAACTTCGGGAAGGACGCGCATAGCTGGACCGTGAACGGCGCGCTCGCCTACGTGCAGGAGGCCGGCGAGGTCGAGGGGGACGACAACGCCGTCCTCGAAACCCAGGTCCTGAAGAGCGTCATCTTCCACAGCCAGAATTTCGGTTTGGAAGAGCAATATGTCTATGACGACATCGCTCTGACCGGTGTGTCGCGCAACGCGAACTTCTACGACTGA
- a CDS encoding SLC13 family permease, whose protein sequence is MSPIAYTGTIIAVAVVLFVWNKIPVVLVAMMVALALWATGVLTLPQALAGLGDPAVIFIASLFIVSSGLEMTGVTAWAGQLLIKGAGEESRTRLLLFTMGLVAVLTALISVNGAVAALLPVVVVIAVRLKRNASQLLMPLVFAAHAGSMLALTGTPVNVLVSEAGSDAGVGAFGFFEFALVGIPLLAGTMAIIVLFGERLLPERNGASMPSDFSRHAKTLVEQYGLASGIYQMRVRATSPYIGQTSSAVDFAAYPGLQLVAVQEGETASPLRRSLIAEGDHLLVRGEAEAAATLAADMHLAFREAVKSGEGEGTLFNQRSGLAEVVIPPRSGLIGQNVFPGMVTESGDLIVLAVQRAGAELAAAKAVEDGGGIMLQAGDTMLLQGTWKALDIHLDDPDVLVVSSPELVRRQAVPMGPGAKQAVAILFAMVLLLATGVVPPAVAGLLAAGAIILSGIMSVEQSYRAISWTTVILVGAMMPLSTAMVETGAAKMLAERLVYLVGDAGPIALLAGLFVLTAIMGQLISNTATALIVIPIGVAAAVSMGISPKPVLMSTTVAAAGAFLTPIATPTNLMVMGPGGYAFGDYWKLGLPLLIWFFVVAVFIVPLIWRF, encoded by the coding sequence TTGAGCCCGATAGCCTACACCGGCACGATCATTGCCGTTGCGGTCGTCCTGTTCGTCTGGAACAAGATCCCCGTCGTCCTCGTCGCAATGATGGTCGCGCTGGCGCTGTGGGCGACGGGTGTCTTGACCTTGCCGCAGGCCCTCGCCGGGCTTGGCGATCCCGCTGTGATCTTCATCGCCTCGCTGTTCATCGTCAGTTCCGGTCTGGAAATGACGGGCGTCACGGCCTGGGCGGGGCAACTCCTGATCAAGGGGGCGGGGGAGGAGAGCAGGACCCGTCTTCTGCTGTTCACGATGGGCCTTGTCGCTGTGCTGACGGCTCTGATCAGCGTCAATGGCGCCGTCGCGGCGCTGCTGCCGGTCGTCGTCGTCATAGCCGTCCGGCTGAAGCGTAACGCATCGCAACTGCTGATGCCGCTCGTCTTCGCCGCCCATGCAGGCTCGATGCTGGCGCTGACGGGGACCCCCGTGAACGTCCTGGTCTCGGAAGCGGGAAGCGATGCGGGTGTCGGGGCGTTTGGCTTCTTCGAATTCGCGCTCGTCGGCATTCCGTTGTTGGCGGGGACGATGGCGATCATCGTTCTGTTCGGGGAGCGCCTTTTGCCGGAGCGCAATGGCGCGAGCATGCCTTCCGATTTCAGCAGGCACGCCAAGACCCTGGTCGAGCAGTACGGATTAGCCAGCGGGATTTACCAGATGCGTGTCCGGGCCACGTCTCCCTATATCGGGCAGACGTCGTCCGCCGTCGATTTTGCCGCCTATCCAGGCTTGCAGCTCGTGGCCGTTCAAGAAGGGGAGACGGCAAGCCCGTTGCGCCGCTCGCTCATCGCGGAGGGCGACCATCTTCTGGTGCGCGGTGAGGCGGAGGCTGCCGCGACACTGGCGGCGGACATGCATCTTGCTTTCCGCGAGGCGGTCAAGTCGGGCGAGGGGGAGGGAACGCTTTTCAATCAGCGGTCGGGCCTCGCCGAGGTCGTGATCCCCCCGCGCTCCGGACTGATTGGCCAGAACGTGTTTCCCGGAATGGTCACCGAGAGCGGCGATCTGATTGTCCTGGCTGTGCAGCGTGCCGGGGCCGAGCTCGCGGCCGCCAAAGCGGTGGAGGATGGTGGGGGCATCATGCTGCAGGCCGGCGACACGATGTTGCTGCAGGGAACCTGGAAGGCCCTCGATATTCACCTCGACGACCCGGATGTCCTGGTGGTGAGTTCACCCGAATTGGTCCGGCGTCAGGCCGTCCCGATGGGCCCGGGCGCGAAGCAGGCCGTCGCTATCCTGTTCGCCATGGTGCTGCTGCTCGCCACAGGCGTCGTTCCTCCGGCGGTCGCCGGGTTGCTGGCGGCCGGCGCTATCATTCTGTCCGGGATCATGAGCGTCGAGCAATCCTATCGCGCGATCAGCTGGACCACGGTGATCCTCGTCGGTGCGATGATGCCGCTCTCGACCGCCATGGTCGAAACCGGCGCGGCCAAGATGCTGGCTGAACGTCTCGTCTACCTGGTCGGCGACGCCGGGCCGATCGCCCTGCTCGCCGGCTTGTTCGTCCTCACCGCCATCATGGGGCAGCTCATCAGCAACACGGCGACAGCCCTGATCGTCATTCCGATCGGGGTCGCGGCGGCGGTGAGCATGGGGATCTCGCCGAAGCCGGTGCTGATGAGCACGACGGTGGCCGCGGCGGGCGCGTTCCTGACCCCGATCGCGACGCCGACGAACCTGATGGTCATGGGCCCGGGGGGATATGCTTTCGGCGACTACTGGAAACTTGGCTTACCGTTGCTGATTTGGTTCTTTGTCGTCGCGGTCTTTATCGTGCCACTTATCTGGCGCTTCTAA